The region ATCACCGTATCAAAAAAATTCTTGGATGCTGATGAGCATGTGTACATTATTGATGACTTCTTAGCACATGGTGCAGCAGCTCACGGATTAATTGACATTGTTCAACAGGCTGGAGCTACAATTGCTGGAATAGGAATTATCATCGAAAAGTCCTTTCAGGATGGTGGTCAAAAGCTACGGGATTTAGGGTACCCTGTACACTCTTTAGCCCGAATTAAGAGCTTAAGAGATGGAATCGTAGAATTTATGGAGGATGAGCATTCATGATAAACAAGCAGGCGGTAAAGTACCCGTGGTACAAAAAAGAAGACACTGACGCTTTTTTCGCGTTGTTTCAAAATAATTTAGCTAACTTCGTTATTATAGCGGTAAGTATGCTGGGGATGGGTTTCCCTGCGAGTATTGTATTTGGTAAGGTCATTCCTGGTGTGGCGGTAGCTGTATTGGTAGGGAATCTCTACTACGCCTATATGGCCAATCGCTTAGCTAAAAAGGAAAACCGTACGGACGTAACAGCGCTATCTTATGGAGTAAGTACACCCGTTATGTTCGTCTTCCTATTCGGAGTTCTGCTTCCAGCAATAACGATTACTGGTGATCCGGAGTTAGCTTGGAAGATTGCTTTAGCGGCTGCATTTATTAGTGGATTAATCGAAGCATTAGTAAGTGTTACAGGAAACTGGCTACGTGACCATCTTCCAAAGGCTGCTATTTTAGGGGCTTTATCTGGGGTTGCCTTAACTTTTATAGCGGGAGAAATGCTTTTTAAGACGTTTGAATTACCTGTGGTGGGGCTATTAGTTTTAGCTATTATTTTAATTGGAATCCTTGGAAAGCTCACCATGCCGTTTAAAATTCCTGCTTCATTGTTCGCTATTGTACTCGGTACGGTGCTGGCCTATGCATTAGGTCAGGTGGATACGGGTCAAATTCAAGCAGGGCTAGAGAACTTTGGGTTTTATCCAATGCTTCCTTCCTTTGCTGCCTTCGAGGGATTAAGCTATTTATTTGGTACATTAATTGCTTTGTTTGCTGTTGTTCTTCCCATTACTCTATACAATGCGATTGAGACGATGAATAACGTAGAAGCGATGGCTTCTACAGGAGATCGTTATGATGTTAGAGAATGTCAGGCTGTGGATGGAATCGGAGCTATGGTAGGGGCATTGTTTGGTGGGCCTTTCCCAACTACTGTGTATATCGCTTCTGTTGGATCTAAATGGATGGGAGCAGGACGAGGATATAGTATTGTTAACGCTATAGTGTTTGGTCTTACAGCGATTACTGGTGTCATTGCAGCCTTGTCTGCGATTATTCCTGCTGCTGTTGTAGCACCAATTTTAGTGTTTGTAGGGATATCTATGGTATCAACAACGTTCCAAACGAACGAAACGAAATATTATCCAGCGGTAGTCATGGCTATGCTTCCTTATCTGTCTAACTATATTATGACTCGCTTTAACAATAATGCTGGTGAAGTGGTTCAAGGGATATCGACTGGTATTGTGCCTTTGGGCCATGGAGCAATGTTTACAGGTATTATTTTCGGGGCAATAACTGTGTACATCATTGATCGTCAATTTAATAAGGCTGGTGTGTTCTCGCTTGTCGGTGCTTTACTTTCCTTTATTGGTTTGATTCATGCACCTGCGTTAAGCCTTGGGGCAGCTAATGATTTTGCTATCGGTTATGTCATAATGGCGATTTTCTTCTTTTACTACAGCTGGTACTACGCCAAGAAGGGACGTTTAGTGGATAAGGCTAATCTTCCTTTAAATCAAGGGAAGTAGAGTCAGTTCTCAGACATAAAATTTCATTTATCCAGATATAAACGAAACTATTCTTCGACGAGAGGATGGTTTCGTTTTTGGATAGTTAAAAAATTTATATGTTTATAAGCTATCTAAAAAAAGTGAAGATAAGAGTAATTGCTTTGACTCCGAGGCTAATAAAAGAAGAGGAAGATTTTTTATTGTAGAGAGCGGAGCGTATCAAATTTCCAAAGTACGAAAAACGAAAAGAGAATGACGAAGCTACTACAATAAAGTAAGATTAAAGATATAGAAATATTAAGTGAAAGAGCAACAGAAGTCATACCATATGACAATGGTATTAAACC is a window of Bacillus horti DNA encoding:
- a CDS encoding NCS2 family permease, with the translated sequence MINKQAVKYPWYKKEDTDAFFALFQNNLANFVIIAVSMLGMGFPASIVFGKVIPGVAVAVLVGNLYYAYMANRLAKKENRTDVTALSYGVSTPVMFVFLFGVLLPAITITGDPELAWKIALAAAFISGLIEALVSVTGNWLRDHLPKAAILGALSGVALTFIAGEMLFKTFELPVVGLLVLAIILIGILGKLTMPFKIPASLFAIVLGTVLAYALGQVDTGQIQAGLENFGFYPMLPSFAAFEGLSYLFGTLIALFAVVLPITLYNAIETMNNVEAMASTGDRYDVRECQAVDGIGAMVGALFGGPFPTTVYIASVGSKWMGAGRGYSIVNAIVFGLTAITGVIAALSAIIPAAVVAPILVFVGISMVSTTFQTNETKYYPAVVMAMLPYLSNYIMTRFNNNAGEVVQGISTGIVPLGHGAMFTGIIFGAITVYIIDRQFNKAGVFSLVGALLSFIGLIHAPALSLGAANDFAIGYVIMAIFFFYYSWYYAKKGRLVDKANLPLNQGK